In Gossypium arboreum isolate Shixiya-1 chromosome 6, ASM2569848v2, whole genome shotgun sequence, the following are encoded in one genomic region:
- the LOC108480708 gene encoding calmodulin-binding protein 60 B-like gives METKYIERSNNMTSEKRCLDSSSGDEGPDRKRPALASVIVEALKVDSLQKLCSSLEPILRRVVSEEVERALAKLGPAKLTTKSSPKQIEGPNGRNLRLHFRSGLSLPLFTGGKVEGQQGAAIDIVLIDANTGHVVTSGPESSLKLDVVVLEGDFNNEDDDNWTEEEFDSHVVKERDGKRPLLTGDLQVVLNKGVGTLGELSFTDNSSWIRSRKFRLGLKVASDCCEGFRIREAKTDAFTVKDHRGELYKKHYPPALNDEVWRLEKIGKDGSFHKRLNKAGIFTVEDFLQLVVRDSQRLRNILGSGMSNKMWDILVEHAKTCVLSEKLYVYYPDDARSVGIVFNNIHELNGLIANGQFYASDSLSDDQKVYVDILVKKAYENWIHVIEYDGKSLLGCNEDDSSDTCRAKLPMDLHTSSTSQQQILPTLSVPVPTEQPSMDSDLVVRGYDDSMAGRLTNELQNVHLNAAIPLNGASFPLQNPLVNDDELVHGPSQSTVRGFNNVGTSNIPKGVEDFFSEDEEMRMRSNNEMLENEDMQHLIRIFNMGNQDHIPFNASDDSHPYSSTYMPPTLALNYGFDNETSSSSGKAVVGWLKLKAALRWGIFTRKKAAERRAHLIELDDL, from the exons ATGGAAACGAAGTACATTGAGAGATCGAATAATATGACGAGTGAGAAAAGATGTTTGGATTCGAGTTCTGGAGATGAAGGACCTGATAGGAAACGACCTGCTCTCGCTAG TGTGATTGTTGAAGCTTTGAAGGTGGATAGTTTACAGAAACTATGTTCATCATTGGAACCTATTCTCAGAAGAGTT GTTAGTGAAGAAGTGGAACGTGCGTTAGCCAAATTAGGCCCTGCAAAACTTACTACTAA GTCTTCCCCTAAACAGATTGAAGGGCCTAATGGAAGAAATTTACGGCTGCACTTTCGATCTGGGTTGTCCCTTCCTCTTTTTACTGGAGGGAAAGTTGAAGGACAACAGGGTGCTGCTATAGATATTGTTTTGATCGATGCAAACACGGGACACGTCGTTACATCAGGTCCAGAGTCTTCTTTGAAACTAGATGTTGTGGTGCTTGAGGGTGATTTCAACAACGAGGATGATGATAATTGGACTGAAGAAGAATTTGATAGTCATGTTGTTAAGGAACGTGACGGGAAGAGACCATTACTAACCGGAGATCTACAGGTGGTGTTGAACAAAGGTGTAGGAACACTAGGGGAGCTATCGTTTACCGATAACTCGAGCTGGATTAGGAGCAGGAAATTCAGGTTAGGTCTAAAGGTTGCTTCTGATTGTTGTGAAGGCTTCCGTATTCGTGAAGCAAAAACCGATGCTTTCACTGTTAAGGATCATCGAGGAGAAC TATATAAAAAACACTATCCACCCGCATTAAACGATGAGGTTTGGAGATTAGAGAAGATTGGTAAAGACGGGTCATTTCACAAGAGGCTTAATAAAGCTGGAATTTTCACAGTTGAAGACTTCTTACAGCTCGTGGTTAGGGACTCGCAGAGGCTGAGAAAC ATACTTGGAAGTGGAATGTCTAACAAGATGTGGGATATTCTAGTGGAACATGCGAAAACTTGTGTTCTAAGCGAGAAACTTTATGTCTATTACCCCGATGACGCGAGAAGTGTCGGCATAGTCTTCAACAACATCCACGAGTTGAATGGCTTAATCGCTAATGGACAGTTTTATGCATCTGATTCACTTTCCGATGATCAGAAG GTTTATGTGGATATCTTGGTGAAGAAGGCATACGAAAATTGGATTCATGTTATAGAGTATGATGGCAAGTCCTTATTAGGATGTAACGAAGATGATAGTTCGGATACTTGCCGAGCCAAACTTCCGATGGATCTGCATACAAGTTCGACTAGTCAACAACAGATTCTACCGACTCTGTCAGTTCCAGTTCCTACAGAGCAGCCTTCTATGGATTCCGATCTAGTTGTCAGAG GTTATGACGATAGTATGGCAGGTAGATTAACGAATGAACTGCAAAACGTACACCTTAATGCCGCGATTCCGTTAAATGGTGCTTCATTCCCTCTACAAAACCCATTGGTCAACGATGATGAACTAGTCCATGGTCCATCTCAGTCGACCGTGCGAGGTTTCAATAATGTTGGCACTTCGAATATTCCTAAAGGAGTTGAGGATTTCTTCTCGGAGGACGAGGAGATGAGAATGAGAAGTAACAACGAGATGCTAGAAAACGAAGATATGCAGCATTTGATTCGTATATTTAACATGGGAAATCAAGATCACATTCCGTTTAATGCTTCCGACGATAGCCATCCTTATTCCTCAACATATATGCCCCCTACCTTGGCTTTGAATTACGGTTTTGATAACGAAACTTCTTCTTCATCCGGAAAAGCTGTAGTCGGGTGGCTCAAGTTAAAGGCAGCTCTTCGATGGGGTATCTTTACTCGGAAAAAGGCTGCCGAAAGGCGTGCACATCTTATTGAGCTCGATGATTTATAA
- the LOC108481126 gene encoding syntaxin-124-like, giving the protein MNDLISSSFRKYTDLKQQAYMDDIEAGNETVNLDKFFEDVENVKEDMKGIEKLYKALQEANEECKTAHNAKTMKQLRSRMDSDVEQVLKRVKVIKGKLEALEKSNAASRNVPGCGPGSSSDRTRTSVVSGLGKKLKVMMDEFQSLRARMQSEYKETVERRYFTITGEKPDEDTIENLISSGESESFLQRAIQEQGRGRIMDTISEIQERHDAVKEIEKNLIELHQIFLDMAALVEAQGQQLNDIESNVAHASSFVRRGTEQLEEAREHQKASRKWTCIAIIAAIILILVILLPLLPTIITLIKTKKI; this is encoded by the coding sequence atGAACGATTTAATCTCAAGTTCGTTCAGGAAATATACTGACCTGAAACAACAAGCGTATATGGACGATATTGAAGCCGGCAATGAAACGGTTAATCTCGATAAGTTCTTCGAAGATGTTGAAAATGTTAAAGAAGACATGAAAGGCATTGAGAAGCTTTATAAAGCACTGCAAGAAGCCAATGAAGAATGTAAAACGGCGCATAATGCTAAAACAATGAAGCAATTACGTTCTCGTATGGATTCTGATGTGGAACAGGTTCTTAAACGAGTGAAAGTCATTAAAGGGAAGCTTGAAGCCTTGGAAAAATCGAACGCCGCGAGCCGGAATGTTCCGGGTTGTGGACCCGGTTCATCTTCAGATCGGACTCGAACATCCGTCGTTAGCGGGTTAGGCAAGAAATTGAAAGTAATGATGGACGAGTTTCAAAGCTTACGAGCAAGGATGCAATCGGAATATAAAGAAACCGTTGAACGTCGATATTTCACGATCACCGGCGAAAAACCTGATGAAGACACGATCGAGAACTTGATTTCAAGCGGCGAAAGTGAAAGTTTCCTTCAACGTGCGATTCAAGAACAAGGAAGAGGTCGAATCATGGACACGATATCCGAGATCCAAGAACGACACGACGCCGTTAAGGAAATCGAGAAGAACTTGATTGAGCTCCACCAGATCTTCCTCGACATGGCGGCACTCGTCGAGGCTCAAGGTCAACAATTGAACGATATCGAGAGCAACGTCGCGCATGCGAGCTCGTTCGTCCGGCGAGGTACGGAACAACTCGAAGAAGCGCGCGAACATCAAAAAGCGTCGAGGAAATGGACGTGTATAGCGATTATTGCTGCGATTATTCTCATTTTAGTCATCCTTTTGCCATTGTTGCCAACTATCATAACTCTCATAAAGACGAAAAAGATATGA
- the LOC108480709 gene encoding uncharacterized protein LOC108480709, with protein sequence MEENENRNTGNVNQREYLKSIEFTTMICSSKTISNLSLISSNDPFISSIITLYILILLYFPQSFFSLKLLLIFTASLLFSLFRKPIDEVKKTEFQQRVGSKTDSEFVIRSFETLFVESDVGAPLEVIFEGEEEEEEKEGEYCNEDYYYPDPTRVIERYPSLSLCYPESDSDSSSSEMDFPVIGEWVSSEMMCYGWEEEEDKEGMIEIDLDFHEEEDNLIEIDIS encoded by the coding sequence ATGGAAGAAAACGAGAATCGAAATACCGGAAATGTGAATCAAAGGGAATATTTGAAATCCATTGAATTCACAACAATGATTTGTTCTTCAAAAACAATTTCAAACCTTTCATTAATTTCCTCCAATGATCCATTTATTTCCTCAATTATCACTCTTTACATTTTAATCCTTCTTTATTTCCCTCAAAGCTTTTTTTCCCTCAAACTCCTTTTGATTTTCACTGCATCTCTTTTATTCTCCCTCTTTCGAAAACCCATCGATGAAGTTAAAAAAACGGAGTTTCAACAACGGGTCGGATCTAAAACCGACTCGGAATTTGTAATTCGGAGTTTCGAAACATTGTTCGTTGAATCGGACGTCGGAGCTCCGTTGGAAGTGATATTTGAAggcgaagaagaagaagaagaaaaagaaggggAGTATTGTAATGAGGATTATTATTACCCGGATCCGACCCGTGTTATCGAGAGGTATCCTTCGTTGTCGTTGTGTTACCCGGAATCGGATTCCGATAGTTCTTCGTCGGAGATGGATTTTCCGGTGATTGGAGAATGGGTTTCGTCGGAAATGATGTGTTATGGATGGGAAGAGGAAGAAGATAAAGAAGGGATGATTGAGATTGATTTGGATTTTCATGAGGAAGAAGATAATTTGATTGAGATTGATATTTCTTGA